DNA from Dietzia lutea:
ACACGTTGTAGCCGCTACGGATGATGAGATCTTTACTCCGGTCGACCACGGTGACGAACCCCTCGCGGTCCTTGGTACCGATGTCGCCGGTGCGGAACCAGCCGTCGACCATGACCTCGGCGGTGGCGTCGGGGCGGTCGAGGTAGCCGGCGAAGACGTTGTGCCCGCGGACGACGATCTCTCCGAGCTCTCCTGGCGGCAGCGGCTCGACCCGATCGAGGTCGGTCGGATCGGTGATCTCGACCTCGACCCCCCAGATCGCGTGCCCCACCGTGCCCGGTCGGGTACCGAAGATCTGCTGGTTCAACGCGGAGGTCGGCGACGTCTCCGAGAGCCCGTAGCCCTCGTAGACGGGGGTGTCGAAGACCTTCTCGACCTCCTCCAGAACGGCCACCGGCATCGCTGCGCCGCCCGAGGTACACGACCTCAGCCGCGGCAGCTCGGCGGTTCCGTCGACAGCCCGGAGCAGCTGGATGAACATCGTCGGGACGCCGAGGAAACGGGTCACCCGCTCGCGCACCATGATCTCCAGCGCCGCGGCGGCGTCGAAGCGCGGCTGTAGGATCAGCGTGCCGCCGACACGGAAGGTCGCGCCCATCACGGCGCTCTGCCCGAAGATGTGGAAGAGCGGCAGAACTCCCATGACGACGTCATCCGGCGACAGCCCGTTGCCGTCGAAGGCGTTGGTGGTCGCGTTCATCACCAGGTTGAGATGGGTGAGCATGGCGCCCTTGGGCGCTCCCGTGGTCCCGCTGGTGTAGAAGACGACGGCGAGATCCTCGGCCTGTCGCGTGATGAAGGTCGGCAAGGGCTCGCTGGCCCCGTCGAG
Protein-coding regions in this window:
- a CDS encoding long-chain-fatty-acid--CoA ligase, translated to MTALSLVSLLAEPARRRPDHVALVEGHTRVTYAELWHDARGVAAALADRGVRPGDRVALLAPNVVGFVRAYFGILAAGAVVVPVPTLLTEREAAHLVRDSGAAAVVYHAALAATAAGVARATGAEAYDVDELDGASEPLPTFITRQAEDLAVVFYTSGTTGAPKGAMLTHLNLVMNATTNAFDGNGLSPDDVVMGVLPLFHIFGQSAVMGATFRVGGTLILQPRFDAAAALEIMVRERVTRFLGVPTMFIQLLRAVDGTAELPRLRSCTSGGAAMPVAVLEEVEKVFDTPVYEGYGLSETSPTSALNQQIFGTRPGTVGHAIWGVEVEITDPTDLDRVEPLPPGELGEIVVRGHNVFAGYLDRPDATAEVMVDGWFRTGDIGTKDREGFVTVVDRSKDLIIRSGYNVYPREVEEVLARHPSVDQVAVIGVPDPERGEEVCAAIVPKPGSDVDSDQFVAWAREHLAHHKYPRVVHLLPELPMGPSQKILKRELRARLAH